The sequence below is a genomic window from bacterium.
GTGGTTTTTTTCAGCCAAACCGCTTGCAGCGATTGCCAAAAGGCAAAGCGAAAAGACGATCCGTTTCATCGTGAGCACCTGACTGGTTTTGAGCGAAGAAGGATTTAATCAATGTAGGAATTTTTGCGGGAAAAATAAACAACTATGTGCAGCGGACGTTCCGCGATGAAGCGAAGAGCGCCCTTCCATGTACTGCCGTCTAACGGCCATGATGTTGTCGGCCAAAAGTTGTTGGGTGAAAGGAAGGGACTTGCACGCGCCGACCGGTTTAGCCCTGGTCATGCGCCACGATGCGCGCCTCGGTTAAGAAAAATACCTCTTCAGCGATGTTGGTAGCATGGTCGGCCAATCGCTCCAGCTGTCTGGTCAGCACGATCAGGTGGGCACACGGCTCGATGTCTTCGGTGTTGGCTTTCATTCGCTCGACGAGAAATTTAAAGATGCTTTTATTCAACCCGTCTACCGCGTCGTCTTGTCGCCGTACTTGCAGCGCTTTTTGATTGTCCAGCTCGGTGAACGCCGCGATGGCTGTCTTCAACATCACCTGCGCCTGTTTGGCCATGTCGATCACCTGCGACTCTTGTACCAGATCATGACGGTCTGCGGTTTTGCGCGTGCGGTTGACGATGTTGACGGCGATGTCGCCGCATCGTTCCAACTGGGCGCTGATCTTGAGCGCCGTGATGATGGTGCGCAAGTCTATGGCCACAGGTTGAAACAGAGCGAACAGGTTTTCGCATTGAGCCAGAATCAGGTTTTCATAGGCGTCCGTCTGTTTGTCGCGCTCCTTGACCATGCGACACAGC
It includes:
- the phoU gene encoding phosphate signaling complex protein PhoU, whose translation is MDSLKTSLQQMVELVDGQVGMAIEALEKADVELCRMVKERDKQTDAYENLILAQCENLFALFQPVAIDLRTIITALKISAQLERCGDIAVNIVNRTRKTADRHDLVQESQVIDMAKQAQVMLKTAIAAFTELDNQKALQVRRQDDAVDGLNKSIFKFLVERMKANTEDIEPCAHLIVLTRQLERLADHATNIAEEVFFLTEARIVAHDQG